The Bacteriovorax sp. Seq25_V genome window below encodes:
- a CDS encoding sigma-70 family RNA polymerase sigma factor has translation MTNFSSKEFIDRVTALDKEAISLLVDSYTDHLFRAGLGSGLSEEMAYDLAASTWTTFLEVVPRFEGRSHIRTFLFGIFYNKLAELRRANLKFQKTDPIEEILESSFEDDGHWNKQFMDPSLLAQNNEIMAIIEQCMEHLPMLQRSAFMMKLVDGEESDFICETLGITDGNLRQLIFRAKAKIRDCIEKNIN, from the coding sequence ATGACAAACTTCAGTTCCAAGGAATTCATTGATCGCGTGACCGCTCTAGATAAAGAGGCCATTTCACTCTTGGTCGATAGCTATACGGATCATCTCTTCAGGGCGGGTCTTGGCTCGGGACTATCAGAGGAGATGGCCTATGATTTGGCCGCTAGTACCTGGACAACATTTCTTGAAGTTGTGCCTCGTTTTGAGGGGCGCAGTCATATCAGAACTTTTCTCTTTGGGATTTTCTACAATAAGCTTGCTGAACTTCGTCGCGCCAACCTTAAATTTCAAAAGACTGATCCTATTGAGGAAATTTTAGAATCAAGTTTTGAAGATGATGGACACTGGAATAAGCAGTTCATGGACCCAAGTTTACTCGCTCAGAACAATGAGATCATGGCAATCATCGAGCAGTGTATGGAGCACTTGCCGATGCTTCAGCGAAGTGCTTTCATGATGAAGCTTGTCGATGGGGAGGAGTCAGATTTCATTTGCGAAACACTCGGTATAACTGATGGAAATCTTCGTCAGTTGATCTTTAGGGCCAAGGCGAAAATTCGTGATTGTATCGAAAAAAATATAAACTGA
- a CDS encoding glutathione peroxidase, translating to MSIYDFNANDIKGKERSLSEFKGKSLLIVNTASKCGFTPQYAELQELYKRYEGKLEVLAFPCNQFGAQEPGTAEDIQSFCDLTFHTSFPIFEKVDVNGAETHPLFNYLKDSLPGILGTKKIKWNFTKFLIDSEGNPVKRYAPTDKPLSLVKDIEATFKS from the coding sequence ATGAGTATTTACGATTTTAACGCCAACGACATTAAGGGAAAGGAACGCTCACTTTCAGAATTTAAAGGAAAGAGTCTTCTCATCGTTAACACAGCAAGTAAGTGTGGGTTCACTCCGCAATACGCCGAACTACAAGAGCTGTATAAGAGATATGAAGGCAAACTTGAAGTTCTCGCTTTCCCATGCAACCAGTTTGGGGCGCAAGAGCCAGGCACAGCGGAAGATATTCAAAGTTTTTGTGATCTCACTTTCCACACGTCATTTCCAATTTTTGAAAAGGTTGATGTTAATGGTGCTGAGACTCACCCGCTTTTTAACTACCTTAAAGATTCTCTCCCAGGAATTCTTGGGACGAAGAAGATCAAGTGGAACTTTACGAAGTTTTTAATTGATAGCGAAGGAAATCCGGTTAAGAGATATGCACCAACGGATAAGCCGCTGAGTTTGGTAAAAGATATTGAAGCAACATTTAAATCATAG
- a CDS encoding MarR family winged helix-turn-helix transcriptional regulator → MSNEEHLKIDNQLCFSLYRLSKFITSKYKDFLDSIELTYPQYLVMLVLWEDNKVNMSTLGHKLSLDNGTLTPLVKRLIEKGLVEKKRCQADERIVYIAATDKGIELKKKALEIPSKMMCSSDLDIEKLSELKKQIDNLYLQWNGECKNGKHE, encoded by the coding sequence TTGAGTAATGAAGAACATTTAAAAATAGATAATCAACTTTGTTTTAGTCTCTATCGACTGAGTAAGTTTATTACGTCGAAGTATAAGGACTTCCTCGACAGTATTGAACTCACCTACCCACAGTACTTGGTGATGCTAGTGCTTTGGGAAGATAACAAAGTGAATATGTCGACGCTTGGCCACAAGCTTTCACTTGATAACGGAACACTGACTCCACTCGTGAAAAGACTGATTGAGAAAGGGCTTGTCGAAAAGAAGCGATGCCAGGCAGATGAGAGAATCGTCTATATTGCGGCAACAGATAAGGGAATTGAACTAAAGAAGAAGGCGCTTGAGATTCCGTCGAAGATGATGTGTTCGAGTGACCTTGATATTGAAAAGTTAAGTGAATTAAAAAAACAAATTGATAACCTGTACCTACAGTGGAATGGAGAATGTAAAAATGGAAAACATGAATAA